The Carassius gibelio isolate Cgi1373 ecotype wild population from Czech Republic chromosome A19, carGib1.2-hapl.c, whole genome shotgun sequence genome segment TGGTTTGTAGATTAGCTGTGCTGAAAGGATGATGTGCATTGGATCGAGGGCGGAAGTCATGTTTAATGCACTTAATTCTCGCATTACTGTTGAATGAGTGTGACATTTATAAACTATCTGTTTTGCGCGTAAATAAAAGCGTCCTCTTTAAATCCTGTACACGTCACCGTGACAAATGAGACTGAATCGATGCTGCGCGCGACAGTTGCATTGCAGCTTTGAGTTTGTGCCATGGATTGTATAAAAACTGTTTATGCATATCTGttgtgaatagaaaaaaaaaccgaTTTGATTTACGACTGATTTTGTTGTACTTCTATAATCGCGGGAATATAAATAATGTGAAGAGCAGACAATATCCAAAGTGTGCACTGGTGatttgttttaaaagttttagacgtaatgaaaagaaaataaatgattcaaGATGATGTGTGCCaccatgttgagatcacatgaccagctaagTCATGGAGTTTTACTTGCATGTTAAAATGTACATTCATATTACTACttataatagcaaaaaaaaaaaaaataataatccggGTCACGCAGTGCATATGTGCTCAAAGGATTGATGGGAACATGTTTCATGTGTTTGATTTTTGCATTGAAATCCACTATAAAGCCCTTATcatcttttaacattttaatgtagGTTATTGATTAATTTTTAACTGGCGCTTTGCTCAGGGTGTGGTTTCCAACTTCCTGAACATAGTTTTGTCATATAGAGTTTCATTATTAATCATCAACTCAAAATGTTGTAGTTGAAAACACTGCCTGTTGAAAGCAAAGTACACTTTTCTGTCATTTCCGTGCAGTGCATGGTTTGATTTGGTTGGTAAAAAGACAAAGATGGAAAGATTGTTTTGACTACTGTCTCTAATGCATGGATAGAAGTAAATAAACTTCCTCCCTAATGTTCTCACACGATCACGTGACTTTCAGGAAGTAGTGTAAAGATGCAATCAAGTTTTGATTGTGTTTGGCCTGTAAATCATTTGATTGAAGAACACTTTATTTAATTAGACCGTATCTTGTGTATCTTTTTCCAACTTTCTAGTTCTCTTGAGCTAAATCTGAATAATGTTCCAGCTGAGTTGAAAAATGCAAATGAGACAACAGCTCAGCTCAGTTATTTAACAAAAGAGACGTGTGCCAGGAAAGAAGAGCACAGTTACTTATGTTTTCCGTGTTTCCCAGGTCAAGTCTCAGCAGGCCGAGGTCATACGTATTCTGGAAAGTAAGAGCATCAAGTATGAGCTGATTGACATCTCGGTGGGCGGTGATGTTCGGGAAGAGATGAGGAGTAAATCTGGCAACCCCGCGGCAATCCCACCGCAGATATTCAACGAGGACCAGTACTGTGGGGTAAGGAGGACCGACAGCAGTCTTTTAGCAATAGATCCCTAAAAAGTGAAAATTCTCCCTCATGACTTCCTTCCTTCTGTGGAACtgaagtgcatttaaaaaaaaaaaaaaaccttttcagttTTGTCCCATGTTATAAAAGTAAATGGGAACTGTCCCAAAACAAACAACATGAAAATACCACAAAATTAGTTCATAGTAGACTTCTGAAACATATGATGGTGTGTGGGACtaacagactaaaatgtaattcattattgACTGGAATTATTTTCATAAGGTGAACACAAACATGAATTGAACTTCGCAACAACAATGGAGCATCATGTTTCCAGTGAATAATACAAGAatattgaatttttaattttttattttctttaatgttaGGGGAAGTCCATGCAAAAATGTCATTGTCAAATTTCTGTCACCAGTTAAGTAAGGGATAATCAACGTTGTGCATTCAAATCgtttaatgcacagctagccGTTGATTATCCCACTCATGCCATGGTCATTTGCCAGCATTCACATATTAAAGATGTTAATAATATTTGCGCTGCAATGTTTGACCGGAACGATAAAAATGGTGGTTATTTTTATCAGTTACGATGGCTACCAGTGTTTATAGGAAGTGCATTAATATAGAACGTGATTAAACTGACCTGGAACTACCTGTGCAGTTAAACGAGTTTAATCAAcacctgtcagccaatcagaatcgagtATTCAGACAGACTTAAGTACTCATGTCCTGTGTATTGTTTCTTCACCATTAtgctgagcacaaaagaagataatttgaagaatgttgatgtcCGAATAGTTCTTTTCCCATTGACTTGGAATAACgattgcaatttttattttttgttccacGGAAGAATAATTCATatatgctgagtcccaattcgtatactatccgtcctaaatagtatgcgaaactagaattagtacgtcccaaatcgtagtatgttgaaaagagtattacaaagatacccggatggtctactatttccggttagaattcgaagtgcagatcaatgcacactctaagtgctaatattacccacaacccattgcgtgcgggagggaggagctttgcgatggctttgtggtgatgtaaacatggcagccggatgcagcagcggagatgcgccctcagcttttaagtgtaagaattcaaatgtttaaccctaattaaagttatattttatatttatattatattatatagttatatttcgttacacacattgcacatgaacgtcatgtgctttttcctcacaaaaaaagtacatacttttaggtcgtagtataagtaggcgaattgggactcagcgatAGGTTTGGAACTTCATGAGCATTTTGAATTTCGTGCTTTTGTTAACGGGAAAGTTCGGCCAAAAATGGACCTTCTgtaatcatttgctcacccttgtgtcgttccaaacctgtatgagtttctttcttctgtggcactttaatgaagatattttgaagactgttggtAACCAGACAGTTCTGGTTCCAATTGATTTCCAAAGTATGgagaaaaaaatactgtttggttaccaacattcttgataaataattaattttaattgtttctttaaatatagTTACTGGGTTATTCAATAGTAAAcctacatatttcatatttttttatcagaTGAATTTAGTTTTTAGGTCTGCATAGATGATCTGAAACTCacactgtgtgtgttttcctttCTTTCAGAACTACGAGATGTTTTCTGAGGCGGTGGAGGCCGACACAGTGGAACAGTTTCTGAAGATTGCATGAGGAGCCAAACCCGGTAGCAACCATCATCCTCTTCCCTTCCCTGCTCCATGTCCACATTCCCAAAGGAAGGCCTGCCTGTCCTCCTCTGCTCCGCCGGCGAGGCCTGCCTTCAGTGTCTCAATGCCATGCCACATGCCAAAAACAATCAACAGAAAAGCACACACTTGCTCTTGTACCACTATATTTACCCTCAAACGGAGACCCGGTCACTCATTCATTCCTTTGTTTCGATGATCATGCTTATTTCCTCTCTTGTCTCCTCTTAAACAGCACTAAATTGTCTTAATCTTGTTTGGATCAGAGCGCTTGGATGTGTAGTAATTAGGTCACCAGGTCAATCTGGGGAGCAACACTGTGTTTATTCCAGACTGAACTAATCCACAGTCCTTGAAATACGAGAATCAGTTTGTGTCCTGTAGTTGAATCACATTGCCAATTTGTGTAGAAGGCCTTCATATATTCCCACGTTTAGTACTGATAAATCATTTAGAAATGGTCTGAAATCTATGTGTTGGTACCTTAAAAACCCAGGCCCTGATTTCCAGCATGGTGTGAACCAGCTGCACTGGATTCTCTATCAAACACACTTCTTTGTATTGGATGCTTTGGCAGAGCTGAAGCCACAGGTTTGCTCTCCGAGACCGGTTTCCATTTAACATTCCCAAATTCAGGGATTGAAAAACGTTCCACTGCATTAAACTGTGCCAATAAATGTCTGTACGAATGGGTTTTCCATACAAGCATTTTCCTCTGTCATCTGGGTGCAAACCTTAATCCAAAGTCTGAAAAACCATTATAAGGATGAATCCCTCAatgattttgtcatgttttactaaaataagaatcatattttgctatatatatatatatatatattactattacatATAAATGCTTAACATTTTTGCTATATAATCTAATTCTGCAAAATTGTCATGAAGATAATTTCAAAATGCGACAAAGGCATCAttttgcaaaatacaatttgtttcCGTAGAATTTTGGACTGAAGTATGATCCGGACACATTCTTGCCGGGTTCAGCCACTCATTAAATAGCAGAATAATGAGAGAGATCAGCTCAGCTGCTTAACCCAGTGACGAGGCAGTATACTCCAACACATTCCTGTCATACCGCAGAACTTCATCTCATTTCGTTCTGGTAATGCACTAAGTGtcagtgtttctgtgatcagcagtGCAAACCTTCCCTGAGCTCGTAATTAGCTCAGATCTTCAGCTGCAACCACGAAATTCATCATCTAGTAGCCGAATCACTTCATAAGGCATAGTTCACATGTGCATGCTGTTCCATCAAGTGTCAAACTGAGCTCACTGGAGGTTGTAGCATTGACATTTCCAGCAGGTTCTCCTCTAGCATGTTGATCATATTGGTACTTAATTTATACTGTATACTTGGCACAGTCTTACAGACTTGATGTACATCTGATTGCCATGGGTAATGTCTGCTGCTCTCAGTTGGTCTTGTTTGCAGTGTAGTCCACTGTTGTTCTCTACGCTCAAGAGCACGCACAGACAGCTGGCTCATGAAATGATTGTGAATCTTCCTCAGTCGTTAGTGTTTGTAATGATTTCTTGTGGTCTCTTTGTGCTGTACTGCTTTGCTTTTGGACCAACGCCCTTTTTGGccgaaataaaataatgataattaggTAAAGAAATGCTGTTGTCTTCCAAGAAGATGGTGCAATTGTGGTGTATGGGTCAAATAAAAAgagcaatttttttaaaatataatttcaatatatatatattttatatttctggcATGTTTACATTTGTTTGGTTGGTAGATACCTTTTATCCAAAACTCAGGAAAACCAAGCATTTTTCATGATTAGCAATATATTTATGGTTATCAAATTTGTTTAATTGTTAACTAGCCCAACACAGCTTTTCATGATTAAAGTGGGAACAAATAGGAGACCTTAAGTATGAAACAGCAACCAAACTTAAAAATCAAGCTATTTCAGGAGTTTTAaagtttgaaacattaaaaaaaaaaaaaaaaaaacaatctcaaAAAAAAGTAACGAAAGttaagatgttttttattttatttccagatTTCTTGCCACATCTGACACCGGTTGTCATTTGTTTTGATGTGTGTATTGATGTGTGCAGATGCAGATGAACGCATGATTAAGGTGCGCTGCGGGGCATATATTACCAACAATTTCAAGGCCACTAATAAAACGAGAACATTTTTGAGCATTGATCAGGCTTCCACTGAAGTTGAGGATGCTCTTTGAATCGTTGTAAACTAATGCTGGTGACTGAATTGAAGACACCAGCAGTCCTCAGGGGTTTAACTGGTGTGATCACTGCATGATTTGCTCTTAATCTGCATGTAGTCTTTGGACTTAAACCTGAAGGGTGGAGTCTGTCACCCGATCAGGGAGCTGTAGTTAATTATTCATCCCCACTATCAGCTCTGCACTCTCACTGAACAACATTAAGTAGCCTGAAACAGGCCATAAGAATTAGATTAGATTCACTCGCCTGTTAATTACACATACATATGCTTGTGGCGATGAAACGTAAGTTTGATGTAAAATTTgtaagaaaatatgaaaatatgtctCAAATTAAGCAAGCTATTACTTGGTTTTCTGTATATGTTCAACAAAAGTTTATCTTccatataatgttttaattattagtCATTCCTTATTTACAGTTCCTTTTTCTATCAGTATACAAATGCAAGTGTCTAGTTAAACGGCACATGTACTTTCAGTGTATTGTAGCCAAAACTGAGTCGCTTTTCACTGCTGTGTTGCTTACTGAAGAAGAACAAAATGCATTCCTGTGCTTTACCGCCTAAAATTGAGTTAAACTTTAcaggttatttattattatttttaacatgagAAAAATGAAATCCAAGAAGATTTCCAGGGTGTTTTGGTCCAAATAATGAGCTTAAacctttaagtatttttttttctgaagttgTCTTGCGCCCTCACGTGGCTGAGAGAGAAACACGAACACTTTCCACCATTCACTTGAATGAAATAATCATATAATGGCAGGTCAGAAAATTAGTCAAAAAACAGAGAACAAGTAATAGGGAAATCCAAGCCTGAATTCTGATTACACAGTCATGAAATCTGTTGGAAACATCACATCTGAATTATCTGGCACAGCccgaacaatttttttttttttaatgtgtatattaaaTGAATTCAGGTTTGTTTGATGGGAAGTTTACAGTACACCACAAGTTTAGTAAAATATATAACTGAAATAAGTGTATGCTCAACAATTCTGGTTTAAACAGCAATGTCTTATTTTCCCagcaaaacattttcaaacattatcCATGCAGCTTTATAAACGTTACAAATCCAAATATGataaaccacaaaataaaatataagttctaaaatatattttttcccataaaaataaataaatatttaaagcaataaatatttgtaatcatCCAcgaaatctgaataaaataaacatcaaaataaaacaaagtgtaTATTTTTAGCCATAtggatttaatcatttttttttataaaaatgaacatgAATACATAATAAAACTtagaataaaaaagtaaaaatacgtAATAACAGGATTGAAATAGATATCACTATTTGTTTGTTCGTTAGCGCTTGTGTAATAAATACACGGGTTTATAATAGTGGTAAATAACAATGCAATCAGACAGTTATTTATGTAAATTCAGTAAGATTGAGAAAGAGACTTCTGTGGGATTTTGGGGTGTTTCTGTGCCGTCACGTGCTCTTGTAGGCTCTGCCCCTTAGCGGAAGTACAAAGTGTATCAGACCGGAAGTCCCGAGTGAGGAGCGGCCCCGAGCTTGAGTAAGATAGTTATGTTTCTGCATCAGAATTAGGAAAAACAATGTTACGAGTCTGCCTTGATATATATCGCTAACGACTCTGAACGCGTCTCTAGATGTCAGACGAGGCTAAACGGTCTGGTGGATGATGTTTTCTGTCGGTTTAGTTTATGCTAATACCGTTGACGGATGTTTGTGCTGTCACGGAGTTGTGTCTGTCTGGTAGTTTTCTGTGATATTTAAGAGTAAACCAGTTTGTTGAGTGTAAATAATCAAAACGTGATTATTTAATGATGAAACAACAGTTGCCAGCCGTGTTTATCTGTAGTCCGAGTGTTTAGTCGGTGAGCTCGCTAGCCTAGCATTCCCTGATCTGAGGTCAGTTATGACTGACATGACACAGTTTGTCTTTATTATTGTCCTCTGTTCACTGGAGATAGAGCCTCTAACACCAGCCTTCcatattcttttaatattttatctacttgttttacttttatatatgtatatacgtatatataaacCCGTGTTGTGACTAAccgagacttgtcatagcactttttttgccctttttgttggtttgattgcttttatttgtccttatttggataaaagcgtcttctaaattactaaatgtaaacatataataaTGGTTTACTATTGACACATACCATGATCATATTTAAAGGCTTAATCTTACATAAATAACCATACTAGTGCTCACAGTTACTGCACAGTTACTGGCGAGGTCTGTGTAT includes the following:
- the LOC127935618 gene encoding SH3 domain-binding glutamic acid-rich-like protein 3, whose translation is MGIKLYYTTVTASREVKSQQAEVIRILESKSIKYELIDISVGGDVREEMRSKSGNPAAIPPQIFNEDQYCGNYEMFSEAVEADTVEQFLKIA